A single window of Mycobacterium sp. ITM-2016-00318 DNA harbors:
- a CDS encoding integrase core domain-containing protein, whose amino-acid sequence MAGIPERTYRRRLARLRAGNPDKGPWPAPVVDRIEATAAKYAQEWPAWGYRKIAALMRADGHEVTNSSVQRALRRRGLLLPQGFRADRKSWAALRRRVFHDPPTQRNRVWQTDFSEFETAHGGIWRISAVIDYVTKYCFAVTVTPTSRGRDAAHCIRLAVEEATRVLNLTDLRLDRGEMDVLDHEDNVIGRAPAPIAIVSDNGPCYRGKDFHTLFTGHDPLLRHIRTRIKSPQTNGVIERFFETLKYEHLFRGYIGDGDALDMEAHRFRIIYNTIRPHQALDDRTPQAAYLADQPHKSLPTS is encoded by the coding sequence TTGGCCGGCATTCCGGAGCGGACCTATCGACGCCGGCTGGCCCGCCTGCGCGCCGGTAACCCCGACAAAGGTCCGTGGCCTGCGCCGGTGGTCGACCGAATCGAAGCGACAGCGGCCAAATATGCTCAAGAGTGGCCAGCGTGGGGCTACCGCAAGATCGCCGCGCTGATGCGCGCCGATGGTCACGAGGTAACCAACTCTTCGGTGCAACGGGCGCTGCGGCGGCGTGGTCTGCTGCTCCCTCAAGGATTCCGAGCTGACCGAAAGTCCTGGGCTGCTCTGCGCCGCCGGGTATTTCACGACCCCCCGACACAACGCAACAGGGTGTGGCAGACAGACTTCTCAGAGTTTGAAACCGCCCACGGTGGGATCTGGCGGATCAGCGCTGTCATCGACTACGTCACCAAATATTGTTTCGCGGTCACTGTCACCCCCACCAGTCGCGGCCGCGACGCGGCGCACTGCATACGGCTGGCCGTCGAGGAAGCCACCCGCGTTCTCAACCTGACCGACCTGCGACTCGACCGCGGCGAAATGGATGTCCTCGACCACGAAGACAACGTCATCGGGCGAGCGCCGGCACCCATCGCCATCGTGTCCGACAACGGCCCCTGCTACCGCGGAAAAGACTTCCACACACTGTTCACAGGCCACGATCCACTCCTGCGCCACATCCGCACACGGATCAAATCACCCCAAACCAACGGCGTCATCGAGCGGTTCTTCGAGACACTCAAATACGAGCACCTGTTCCGCGGCTACATCGGCGACGGCGACGCTCTCGACATGGAAGCCCACCGCTTCCGCATCATCTACAACACCATCCGACCCCACCAAGCACTCGACGACCGCACACCCCAAGCCGCCTACCTCGCCGACCAACCCCATAAAAGCCTGCCAACTTCTTGA
- a CDS encoding helix-turn-helix domain-containing protein — protein sequence MTQTFWQGCVIHNAATVEEVEWVMVRSRRTKIPAEEKTRLVLAVLAGEMTGAEAARRCGVSPTQVTKWKHQFLEAGAQRMHEVPSGAPGRAGLPEQRRLRRENEELKLALAEATVQLRIWQRGAALADQVPSRTSKP from the coding sequence ATGACTCAAACTTTCTGGCAGGGCTGCGTTATTCACAACGCGGCCACTGTTGAGGAGGTTGAGTGGGTCATGGTCAGATCGCGACGAACGAAGATTCCTGCCGAGGAGAAAACCCGACTGGTGTTGGCGGTGCTGGCCGGGGAAATGACTGGTGCCGAGGCAGCCCGTCGGTGCGGGGTGTCGCCTACCCAGGTGACCAAGTGGAAGCATCAGTTCCTTGAGGCCGGCGCCCAACGAATGCACGAAGTACCCAGCGGCGCGCCTGGACGTGCGGGCCTTCCCGAGCAGCGGCGTTTGCGCCGGGAGAACGAGGAACTCAAACTGGCCTTGGCTGAAGCCACGGTCCAGTTGCGGATCTGGCAGCGCGGAGCTGCCTTGGCCGACCAGGTCCCTTCGCGGACCTCGAAACCCTAA